From a single Maniola hyperantus chromosome 3, iAphHyp1.2, whole genome shotgun sequence genomic region:
- the LOC117996151 gene encoding serine-rich adhesin for platelets-like, translating to MEVAGNWRREWAGSAEYGKVTEGGVTRNVARAMEVLHASAPGARVRVMRAAYHSSAGPGAPASSYLMHSSRQVLSSGYNFLEPTPLRSKPLEISSTPLESSPESEVERGSYKVTEPDDYDISEPSKWRGSTVKNSIRMPSEESSSADNASIIDLDSRTNSMFKRTFQTKQSDDKSRSHIINTRVSPLLDAPVSLSTLKYTSILNSTDEWNNRRKSYSFEDTSPLDQNALPQNNSYTIDSSTDSGICKSSEIVNDSLNCPIKMKNFISTARNLQDESFKQWLSRNRSNSYRDTSMTPPRSYRTSETPPSEGKITLQSSGKVSITLPFETQKSAKTEGSVFIDDSDRKTKKVEFCKTELHFAVDTGTVNIIATDEKPPPSNDFRRRRSAFVPLNNKVDRSITLFGEKPEFSEISTDQGISNNECGESDENTAATKSILKNKILKPKPYLLGENMVFGSSSVDTNSLDFNRSQTRTSAVSLINSQFQSERRYSNETISSGLSDIDSTSVSTSTYRTGSKGPQERFSNHENTSNKGPIEIIDTKPLNKKAGVLPEVSKAKVRELRGRDLAYFGIGKNESSNIQSHDNLQEEIFHSVKLVQQVSNSVCNSEAESDDAPEYQNLTAKYNFNKVPTPSPRTKFDKETKQLSELRILKPIREQDAEHTVLSGLRNNSLKRHKDPLKQLHQTPLVSSRTIKEKQYRQKDTKDSIRNNFTSSGKPGNNVSKSIKSNKENQTFDFTRDTTSRETETPLYVNVNFRRSERKENHGPVLEDSSLKEVRLRSSINKDLKTKYKQETARPKSTSPVKKEDNLNKPKENVCYENKDKKYSQQESHQHSPKKHTPRRTEKLITPDIIMPENISEQTSKDSKRVSTSSDSTHKKFQRNESLKRTKPQNSTKVILEDENVLKNKVDKHHKEKGSIKSTIKSVNNHSTITSNENKSPSKSSRNTIMLQKVDKTSDTKLDKSTKSQRNKYVINYNDKNGTVSSICKIKKGPGTYKRKVTTIENKIPEESNTKEKSLNKIALLQLRERYWNTFKQDSTNRKRKSNTHAQRSCQLL from the exons ATGGAAGTGGCAGGTAACTGGCGCCGGGAGTGGGCAGGCTCGGCGGAATACGGGAAG GTAACTGAAGGGGGCGTGACGCGCAATGTCGCCCGCGCCATGGAAGTGCTGCACGCCAGCGCGCCGGGCGCGCGCGTGCGCGTCATGCGCGCAGCCTACCACTCCTCTGCCGGCCCGGGCGCACCCGCCTCCTCCTACTTGATGCACTCCTCTAGACAG gttTTATCATCCGGGTATAATTTTTTGGAACCGACCCCGTTACGATCGAAACCCTTGGAAATATCCTCAACTCCATTGGAGTCGTCACCTGAGAGCGAGGTGGAGAGAGGAAGCTACAAGGTGACGGAACCGGACGATTATGACATATCTGAACCGTCCAAATGGAGAGGTTCAACCgtaaaaaattcaattcgaaTGCCTAGTGAAGAATCATCATCAGCAGATAATGCGAGTATTATTGATCTCGACTCGAGAACGAACAGTATGTTTAAAAGAACTTTCCAAACTAAACAAAGTGATGATAAAAGTAGATCCCATATTATTAACACCAGGGTTTCTCCGTTATTAGATGCGCCAGTTTCATTGAGTACTCTTAAATACACATCTATTCTAAACAGTACTGATGAATGGAACAATAGAAGAAAAAGCTACAGTTTTGAAGATACATCACCACTCGATCAAAATGCATTGCCTCAGAATAACTCTTACACCATAGACTCATCTACAGATAGTGGCATATGTAAATCTTCAGAAATAGTTAACGATTCATTAAATTGTcctatcaaaatgaaaaacttcATAAGTACGGCAAGAAATCTTCAAGACGAGTCGTTTAAACAGTGGCTCTCGAGAAATAGATCTAATTCATATAGAGATACCAGTATGACTCCACCACGAAGTTACCGAACGTCTGAAACTCCTCCAAGTGAGGGTAAGATTACTTTACAATCTTCTGGCAAGGTCTCAATAACTTTACCATTTGAAACTCAAAAGAGCGCAAAAACTGAAGGGTCAGTTTTCATTGATGACAGTGACCGTAAAACGAAAAAAGTAGAGTTTTGTAAGACAGAACTGCACTTTGCTGTAGACACTGGAACAGTTAATATAATAGCTACCGATGAAAAACCACCACCTTCAAATGATTTCAGAAGGAGACGTAGTGCGTTTGTCCCGTTAAATAATAAAGTCGATAGATCAATAACTCTTTTCGGTGAAAAAcctgaattttcagaaattagcACTGATCAAGGCATTTCGAATAATGAATGCGGGGAGTCCGATGAGAATACAGCAGCTACAAAAAGTATtctcaaaaataaaattctgaAACCCAAGCCATATCTTCTTGGAGAGAACATGGTATTTGGGAGTTCAAGTGTCGATACTAACAGTCTAGACTTTAATAGAAGCCAGACAAGGACAAGTGCAGTTTCTCTAATAAATAGTCAATTCCAGTCAGAGAGACGATATAGTAATGAAACTATTTCTAGCGGTTTGAGTGATATAGATTCAACCTCTGTATCGACCAGTACATATAGGACGGGAAGTAAAG GTCCACAAGAACGTTTTAGCAACCACGAAAATACATCTAATAAGGGTCCTATAGAGATTATAGACACAAAACCACTTAACAAAAAAGCAGGAGTTTTGCCTGAAGTAAGTAAAGCTAAAGTAAGAGAACTCCGAGGAAGAGATTTAGCATACTTTGGAATTGGAAAGAACGAAAGTTCTAACATTCAGAGTCACGATAACTTACAAGAAGAAATATTTCATTCTGTTAAGTTAGTGCAACAAGTATCTAATAGCGTTTGTAATAGTGAAGCGGAATCCGATGACGCCCCAGAGTATCAAAATTTAACCGCtaagtataattttaataaagttcCAACTCCAAGTCCACGAACGAAATTCGACAAAGAAACTAAACAATTAAGCGAACTAAGAATTTTAAAACCAATCCGCGAACAAGACGCTGAACATACAGTTCTCTCTGGGTTAAGAAATAATAGTTTAAAAAGACATAAAGATCCCTTAAAACAATTGCATCAAACTCCTTTGGTATCAAGCAGAACTATTAAAGAAAAACAATACAGGCAAAAAGATACGAAAGACAGCATACGAAACAATTTTACTTCATCTGG AAAACCTGGAAACAATGTGTCTAAAAGTATAAAAAGTAACAAAGAAAATCAAACTTTTGACTTCACACGAGATACAACATCACGAGAAACAGAGACGCCTCTGTATGTAAATGTTAACTTTAGAAGGTCAGAAAGGAAAGAAAACCACGGCCCAGTTTTGGAAGATTCAAGTCTTAAAGAAGTTCGTTTGCGAAGTTCAATAAATAAGGatctaaaaacaaaatataaacaagAAACAGCCAGACCAAAAAGCACTTCTCCAGTAAAAAAAGAGGACAATCTAAATAAACCTAAAGAAAATGTTTGTTATGAAAataaggataaaaagtattctcaACAAGAAAGTCACCAACATTCACCAAAAAAGCATACACCAAGGCGGACTGAAAAACTAATAACACCAGACATAATAATGCCTGAAAATATCTCTGAGCAAACTTCTAAGGATTCCAAAAGAGTTTCAACAAGTAGTGATAGTACACATAAGAAATTTCAGAGAAACGAGTCATTAAAAAGAACTAAGCCCCAAAACTCGACGAAAGTAATTTTGGAAGATGAAAATGTGCTAAAAAATAAAGTTGATAAGCATCATAAAGAAAAAGGCAGTATAAAATCTACAATAAAAAGTGTCAACAATCACTCTACAATTACATCAAATGAAAACAAATCTCCATCAAAGTCTAGCAGAAATACCATAATGTTACAAAAAGTAGACAAGACATCCGACACAAAACTCGACAAGTCGACAAAGTCCCAACGCAACAAATACGTAATAAACTATAATGATAAAAATGGAACAGTTTCATCCATTTGCAAAATAAAGAAGGGGCCTGGTACTTATAAAAGAAAGGTGACgacaattgaaaataaaattcccgAGGAATCCAATACGAAAGAgaaaagtttaaacaaaattgcCTTAC TCCAGCTTCGCGAACGATATTGGAATACTTTCAAACAGGATTCGACAAATAGGAAACGGAAGTCAAACACACATGCACAAAGATCTTGCCAGCTACTTTAG